In one window of Bacteroidales bacterium DNA:
- a CDS encoding 6-carboxytetrahydropterin synthase, which yields MAIVRVTKEFGFEMAHALVNYDGPCKNIHGHSYKLFITVTGVPINDINNTKFGMLIDFNDLKKIVNKLIVNKFDHSVIINKNSSILQNSGIKQMFGKVEFVDYQPTCENMVIEIATKLIGNLPDNVKLHSIKLYETATSYAEWYASDN from the coding sequence GGCTCATGCTTTGGTTAATTATGATGGACCTTGTAAAAATATTCATGGTCATTCATATAAACTTTTCATTACTGTTACAGGAGTACCAATTAATGATATAAACAATACAAAATTCGGAATGTTAATTGATTTTAATGATTTAAAAAAAATTGTAAATAAACTTATTGTAAATAAGTTTGATCATTCTGTAATTATTAATAAAAATTCAAGTATTCTACAAAATAGTGGTATAAAACAAATGTTTGGTAAAGTAGAATTTGTCGATTATCAACCAACATGCGAAAACATGGTTATAGAAATAGCAACAAAACTTATCGGCAATTTGCCCGACAACGTTAAGCTGCACTCTATTAAGCTATATGAAACAGCCACATCGTATGCAGAATGGTATGCGTCTGATAATTAA